Part of the Phacochoerus africanus isolate WHEZ1 chromosome 8, ROS_Pafr_v1, whole genome shotgun sequence genome is shown below.
AGAAAATGCCCCAATGCTTAATAACATTAATCTGCTCTGTTCTACCAAGCTCCCTCGACATCCATCTCCCCTATAACAAGGGCTAACCCCTATGCCTAAAGAGAAGCCATAAAGTATGACTAAGCAATCCATGCCTCATGGTTCCTTAAAGTAGCATGACTGGTTACATTTATTCTATAAGCAAATACACTAAAATCAATACCACATCAAAAACACTGATAAAGTGTTTCAGTGGAAAGAATACTGGTCTCAAGGTTTTATCAAGCTATCTTATTCCAGGCATTTCATTTTacctctgacttttctttttctttctttctttccttttttttttttagggccatacccacggcatatggaggttcccaggctaggggtccaatcggagctacagcagctagcctacaccacagccacagcaacgccagatccgagctgcatctgcgacctataccacggctcatggcaacgctagatccttaacccactgagcgagaccagggatggaacccgcaacctcttggttcatagtcagattcgtttccactgtgccacaacgggaactcccccttttttttcatatgtaaaatgagataaaaagatttttttaaacaactccAATTTAGACTCAGTAACAAATATGGTCAAATATGGTTGTGCAAAAACACTGAGTAAATATTTGAGCATTAACTGTATCTCAGACACTGGGCTAGGCACTGGGGGTGTGTAGTAGTGAGCTGAGAGCTACGCTTTCTATTCTGGACTTGGGAAAGCAGCGTTACCAAAAAAACTGACTGCACATCAGAATCATCCAGGGACTTAAAGTGGTATTTTTCAAAGGTTCCTCAAGTAACTCCCATGTGTAGTCATGACTGAGAACCACCAATGCGGTAATCCAAAGGTGATAAATGACAATTCAGGCACAAAGATCGTAAAATtcataatgtaaaaaaagaaaaatccaatagCTTCCTTAAATGTGAAATTAAGctaaaacatttatatttcctATGAGTTTAAAGTGTAAAGGTCCACAAAAGAATCTTTAGATTTATGAGTTGTTTTTGCTAATTCAatcctagatttaaaaaaaaaaaaaaagggggttctCTAAATCCTGGACTTTCAGCTTGTAGAAATAAATCCCCACCTCCAGCCAAGTTATTCAACTATCACATAAAGCTAATCATCAACGATTTATAAGGGACTgcgggaggagctgggagggatTACAAAGATGGGAGCATGGTGCTGCTGAAGACACACAGCCATTGCCCCGGGAGCAGGGAGAGACTGATGATTAGGAATTAGCACACAACTACAGTAGAAGTGTATGTCCCAGAAGAgagcaatataaaaatactttggaGGTGGAAAGGAGAACACAGGCACAACTCCATAAAGGATGTGAGCATGGGGAGTTCAGCaatagtgaacccaactagtgtccatgagaactcaggttccacccttggccttgctcagtgagttaaggatatggcgttgctgtaagctgtggggtaggtcgcagatcccatgttgctgtggatgtggcgtgtgctggcagctaaagctcagatttgacccctagcctgggaatctccatatgccacaggtgcagccctaaaaaaagaatgtgaccaGGGAGATGACTTTGAAGAATAGATAAGACAATTTATTCTTTCATGGTTTTATTCCCTTCCACTAAAAAAGTAACACCTGCTCACAGTAAAAAATTCAATCAATATACAAGGGTCTTTAGCAGGAAATAACTAAGTCTCTCCGGCCTGCCCTTCCACTACCCCTTCCAGAAACAACCGCTCAGAGTCTTGATTTCaggggatggaggaagaaggTGGTATGAGGAGGCGGTAGAAACAGAGGAGGTAAGTCAGGGCAACAATACATAAAGGAGCTCAGAACGAGGTCAGGAAGGTGATCCAGGAGTCAAGGGTAGGCTATTAGAAGAAGCCTAATGAGGCTCTATCATGGGGAGCTTTGAAAGCCAGagtggggacaaaaaaaaaaaaaagaaaagaaagaaaaaggagttcctgtcgtggctcagtggttaacaaatccgactgggaaccataaggttgtgggtttgatccctggccttgctcagtgggttaatgatctggcattgctgtggctgtggtgtaggccagcagctatagctctgattcgacctctagcctgggaacctccatatgctgcaggagcagcccaagaaatggcaaaaatacagaaaaaaaaaaaaaaaggaaagaaagccagaGTGGGGAGACTGCTTCCATCACCAAACTATGCTTGGACTGTTTAAACTCATCCAAGCAACGTATAACCAAAGTGTGTGCCTGCCTTCTCAAGAAGCTCACCATGCGAGTTACCCTCTCATCTTTTCTCCTATATACACTTTTGCCAAAGTGGCATTTATGTAATTAACCTATTGGGCTTAAGAGTTGACACCATGCAGGCAGTAAGCTACCGTCTCACTtcttaatttaatcctcacaacaatccgaTGACGTAGGTAAAACTATTGGCTatcttacaaataagaaaatagaggcCTAGAGAATATAAGTAACACAACTATCATGCAGAATAGGATTATGAAATCAGGGCATCTAATTCCAGAGGGAAAGGTTAAGACACCAGATCGAAACAATCTCAGAGCTGAGAGGTACCTGATAAACATACAGAGAATTGTACTGGAATCTCTGTTCACAGCAGTGTGTGCTTTTTCCAAGATTGTTCTGGTAAAGGAGATTCGTttgacacatattttttttttgtatttttgccatttcttgggccgctcctgtggcatatggaggttcccaggctaggggtccaatcggagctgtagccaccgttctacgccagagccacagcaacgcaggatccgagctgcatcttcaacctacaccacagctcacggcaatgccggatcgttaacccactgagcaagggcagggatcgaacctgcaacctcatggttcctagtcggattcgttaaccactgcaccacgacgggaactccatttgaccacacatttactgagtgtttaaCCCTTGTGGAATTATTCTAGTAAAGTAGTAACACAAGTTTCCTAAAGAAATTTCAAATACACCTATTATACtgtaaattaaaagtttaaatttgactcctaacctaggaacatccatatgcctcaggtgtggatctaaaaagcatttaaaaaaaaaaaaaaaaagtaggagcaGAGGCAGTGAAGGGAGTGACACCATAGAGTAACCTGTCCCCCCACAAAAAATGTATGGTATAATTCTGAGGGTGTTATATATCATCATATTTGAGGTTGTTATACCATAACTAAAAATCATATCACTtggtaattaggagttcccactgcagcacagtgggttaaggattcagtattgctgcaactgtggctggaattcgatccctggtctcagacCTTTCaaatgccaccaaaaaaaaaaaaaattcacttggtATTTATAGGTTACTTCAGACTTACCAGTTGCTTCTTCATCAAAGCAAGCAAAAGCATTTCTGATGACATCTTCTGGGTCTGTGCCATTTAACTTTTCACCAAACATTGTGAGAAACATGGTAAAATTTATGGGACCTGGAGCCTCATTCATCATGGCGTCCAGATACTCATCTGTTGGATTCTTTCCTGAAGAAAAAAGAGGATCATGATTTCAATTACATAACAAAATGCATCAACTATTCatcatagtaaatattttgacaatatttatacTTCGCCATTTGCATTCAAGGtaaaaaaactaccttgaaaaaaGTCTTCTCCAATAAAGACGGCCTGTATTAAGAGTCTGGAGATTGTGTGCTATTCCATTGGGATGTCAGGAGGAATAATACTGCTCTCTTAATCAATACCAGTATTTGcagtgcacgcacacacacatgtgcacacatatggCTGGCCCCCGGCCTAATCCTTAGACTTGACCAGAAACCTGCAGGTGGTCCAAGGACCACACTTTTGGAACCAATGCTCCAGACTTTGAATCTCAGTGAATATAACATCATTAGATTTGCTTCTAGAACTTTAGgacttaagggggaaaaaaaaaacacattaaaggtGTTATAGAAATTCTATTTGATATATTATTAAAACGGATCATTACCCAGGGAGGCAAGCATGTCATGCAAATCTTCCTTGTCAATGAAACCATCTCTGTTCTGATCGATCATGTTGAAGGCCTCCTTGAACTCCTGAATCTGCGACTGGTCAAACATGGCAAACACATTGGAAGTTGCACGCTGGGGGCGCTTCTTGGTGGTCTTGGTCTTTGCTCTTTTGCTCGACATGGTGGTGGTTAAATCCTAAcaaaggaaaatatgagaaataaaaaataaattgaaccaAACCTTCCGACATGTTTGAGTGAGAGAGGGATGTGACTAAAAACTAGCCAGAAGGATAGTATCGCTTGGCAAAAATCTCTCTCAATTGATATCGATACTCATTCAAACTacaagagaaaaaccaaactCATGCTTTGAGTTCCCTCGTCTTTAGTAGTCAGAACATTTAATCAACAATCCATTACTAACTCCAAGTTCCAAACTACAATCAACATGAATTCAAAACTCAGAGCATTAGCAACAAGATTTCACGTCCCCCATACCACTAGACAGCTGGTTTAAGGACTAATTACCCAATCTACCagcttaaaaatgatacaaaaaaataagaaacgaAACCCACCGGTATTCTAGAAAAACAGTGCTGGTTCTACCCCTCAGTGCACAGAGCACAAGGGATCCTAATTCACCCTCCACAGGTCTATCCTTCTGCAGCCGTAGCCAAAGCCAGCTGTCCTGTTCTAGggtgaagagaaaggaggaagcgGAGCTGACTGACGGGGACAGGTCTTATCTCCTAATCTTTACCAGCAAATACCATTCTTCCACTTGCAACCAACACTTCTTATCTTACCCTCACTTCTGGAATTAAGGTAGTTCAAGAAAGATACTTGTAGGAAGACTAAGTGAAAAGTAGGGAGAACTCCGAAAGTAATTTAACTATAATTACATTTTACAATTATTTCCACTCTATTCAAATCAATTTGTTGCTCAAAGCTAAGTTAAATCACTTGAAGTAACAAAAATCAGAGCACAATTCAAATTTTGAAAGCAATTTCATTTGTAGAAAGTTGTAGAAAGCATTTTATGTATGGAAACTACCTTTGCTCTCTAATAATCTAAATTTATCCCTGTAAAATTTAAGTTAACAATAAAGAGAATGTCTAATAATATCTAAGATGAAAAGGCAATTTTCCTTTCAACACAGTCTCTAAGACTATACAAATTTGAAGTTATAAATCCCATTGTTATCAGATAATAAAATTTTACCGTACCATCCTTCAGAGCTGAAGCGGTAAATGGCAGTCTGCAAAACTTCTAATCCACGAGATTAAGACATTGAATTCAGTTATATTCTTCGAAGCAGGTCTAAAATAGGCAGTACTGATTTCACTCTCTGACCAGGACAACAATTTTAAAGCTTACGTCCTGAAAACAACATTTAGCTATGAGGTAGCAAAACACTATGCCCTTGCTCTAAAAATAAGTCTGTGGACTGCAAAGAATGAAGTACTACCTAGATGTCAGTACTGCAAAGTGACCTTAGAGCACAGCTTCATAAGGGCTTTTAAAAACTTAGTTCTTACATTCTTTCCTTGATTAGACAACATCAGCCAGACTAAATTCAATTATGGAAACAATTGGAAAAGCTctgcctcagatttttttttagctaaatCTGTTCTCAGATTTTAGAAGGAAATTCCACAAAGGAGAGTCACAAATTCCAGTCCATCAAACACAGCACTCTTCTGCGATGCTCTGGAATGTATTGCTGGTAAGATATACCCTATGTGACATAGAAGTTATGACATATACTCCTCCCGAGCTTCCAAGCTTCCTTTAATCACCCTTTCACGAATGCATATTTTCATGCTGTAACACCTTCCCACACAATAAATCCATTATCTAAACTATGTAGCACTCTACAATTTTCCCCTCTATTCTAAATGCAGTGTTAAAAACTACAAGGAATATGGAATATATTATTCCTCCTTCTCCTAAATGTACTTCAGGACTTGAGTTAGAGGCTGAAACCCAAGGAGTGGCACATATTTATCAAAGTGTCATATCTCTTTAATATTTTAGGTGTGCCACATCTTTGCAAAACGAAACATCCTTAAAAAcagtcttttgggagttcccatcctggcgcagcagaaacgaatctgactaggaaccatgacattgcagattcgatccctggcctcactcactaggttaaggatccagtgttgccgtgagctgtggtgtaggttgaagatgcagcttggatctggggtggctgtggctctggcataggctggcagcaacaactctgaatagacccctagcctgggaacctccatatgccacgggtgcggcgctaaaaagacaaaaaaaaaaagtctttcagagtacccgtcatggctcggtggttaacaaacccaactaggatccacgagaacacaggttaaatccctggcttcactcagtgggttaaggatctggcattgcggtgagctgtggtgtaggttgcagaccagctcagatcccatgttgctgttgcagtggctgcggtgtaggctggcagctacagctctgatttgatccctagcctggagacctccatatgcttcaggtgcggccctgaaagaaaaaaaaaaagacaaaaaataaaataaaaaaatagtcttttgttTGACATTGTCTTACCCTAATCATGTACAAATGTCAGTTaagaaagaaactgataaaaattaTAGGTTAAATGGTTGACACAACTGATTTTTAATCTAAAAACCTCATAATACTAAATCTGGTGGGGGGGCCTCTAGGTACgtttttaaaatgcttagttCGGATTATAAAGTAACACCTTTGAATTTTGATGTATTTCctatttagcatttcttttaacCATGCAGTCTTCAAATCTGTAAAtaccctttttttgctttttagggctgcacttgtggcacatggaagttcccaggccaggggtcaaattggagctgcagctgctggcctatgccacagccacagaaataccggATTCgtgccgcatctgtgatctatactacagctcacagcaatgccagatctttaacccactgattgaggctggggatcgaac
Proteins encoded:
- the LOC125134463 gene encoding myosin regulatory light polypeptide 9 isoform X1 — translated: MDLTTTMSSKRAKTKTTKKRPQRATSNVFAMFDQSQIQEFKEAFNMIDQNRDGFIDKEDLHDMLASLGKNPTDEYLDAMMNEAPGPINFTMFLTMFGEKLNGTDPEDVIRNAFACFDEEATGTIQEDYLRELLTTMGDRFTDEEVDELYREAPIDKKGNFNYIEFTRILKHGAKDKDD
- the LOC125134463 gene encoding myosin regulatory light polypeptide 9 isoform X2 encodes the protein MSSKRAKTKTTKKRPQRATSNVFAMFDQSQIQEFKEAFNMIDQNRDGFIDKEDLHDMLASLGKNPTDEYLDAMMNEAPGPINFTMFLTMFGEKLNGTDPEDVIRNAFACFDEEATGTIQEDYLRELLTTMGDRFTDEEVDELYREAPIDKKGNFNYIEFTRILKHGAKDKDD